The Ascochyta rabiei chromosome 3, complete sequence genome segment GAAGGAGGCGAGGGTGGCGCTCGATCTGATTGGCAGCGGGGGTGACACCAGTACCGTCGATCAGAGCCTGGAGGTGCTCCTGGGTGTGGTTCGAGACACCGACAGCGCGTGCCTTCTTCTTGTCGAGCTTGGTCATGGCCTTCCATGTGTCAACAATAGAGACTGAATCGAGCATCTTGACGTCGCCATCCTCCTGAAGAGGGAAAAGGTTCTGATGGACATCCTTCTCCTGATCGAAAGCGACAGGGAAGTGGACAAGGTACAGATCAAGGTAATCGAGACCAAGCTCAGCAAGGCAGTCATCAAGCGCAGGTGCAACATCCTCGGGCTTGTGCTGCGAGTTCCAAAGCTTGGATGTGATGAAGATGTCCTCGCGCTTGATGCCCTCAGCAAAAGCCTTCTTGAAAGCCTGTGCGATCTCCTTCTGATTGCCGTAGACCTTGGCCAGATCGATGTGCTTGTAGCCAGCCTTGAGAGCCTCGTAGACGGCGGCCTCAACCTGACCGGGCTCAGCCTGCCATGTTCCAAAACCCAATTGGCTGGGGCATTGTGTCAGTATTTGGCCCCCATGACGTATTGCAGGGCACTCATGTACTTACGGGATGGAGGCGCCGGTGTTGAGCTTTACTGTGCGACCGAGAGACATGATGTTTGAGATTGGATGTGAATTGGTATGTAGagggaagagaagaaggGGAAAGGCAATGTTGATCAAGAGAAAGATGGAGGGGCGCGGGGCGTAATGTCGGAGGTGGGATGTCGAGTGGTGGGGTCGGGTTTCTGGCCGAGACGGGCAACAGCCATCGGCGCTACCATCTTTAGCACAACTTCACTTCCAAAAATTGCGGCCTCCTAAGACGTTGATTGGCGGGTCAGTGCTGCCTCCGTGTCCCCCTGGCCTTGGCGTATGAGGCCGTCGGCGTGCTGTGCGAGACACAAACTATGCATCGCAACAAGACTTCAAGCCCAAGTGGACTGCGGACATTGCTGCCGGAGGGCGGCAACCAAATAGACAGTACTTATGCCGTTAATGGGCTACAGGAAGCTGAAGAAAACTACTTCTGAAGCTTGCTGCGACTTGCTGCTACTGATGACACGCTGGAAAGATAGGGTCACCTTAGCATCGCCGACTACCCAACCTACGTCATTCATCGCATTTTCACCGAGGGTTCAAAATGGTGCAGTGACATACTATCATGTCAATCGTTCTGCTAGCGGAGGAAGATTTCCTGCGTAGCCAATCTTAACTACTATGGTAGCCAGCGAAAGTGTAGGTGGATCCGGAGTGGCTGATGATGGAGCCTCGCGTATTGAAATTTTTCCAGCTTCACACAGGTTGACAGCACCAACAGTCAGCAACTGAAGTtccttacttttactaggtactATAGTGTAAAGCTGTAACTTAAGCGCACTGGTTATATAATAGACTTTTAAAGACAGTAGTATCATGAACAGAGTTTTTATGTTATTTCTAAGACGTTACCTTTTACACTACACGCTCGTGACGCtaataagtagataatacgaACCCCAATTACTATACTCGtccctaagacctaattaaAAATAAACACTTATAGACTTTATCTAAAGTGTAAAACTTAACATACTTCTAGATTATAATAGCCCACGTAAGGGCACTGTACGCAGGCAATCGAGCAGAGTGAGATGGAATGGATGATAGGGGTT includes the following:
- a CDS encoding D/L-glyceraldehyde reductase, with the translated sequence MSLGRTVKLNTGASIPQLGFGTWQAEPGQVEAAVYEALKAGYKHIDLAKVYGNQKEIAQAFKKAFAEGIKREDIFITSKLWNSQHKPEDVAPALDDCLAELGLDYLDLYLVHFPVAFDQEKDVHQNLFPLQEDGDVKMLDSVSIVDTWKAMTKLDKKKARAVGVSNHTQEHLQALIDGTGVTPAANQIERHPRLLQTDFIKWCGEKGIHITEYSAFGNNMIGEPLLIQHKTIKEIADRVGASPAQVILAWAQVGGHSVIPKSVTASRIRDNFKEIELSDDDFKKIEQIGKDEPRRFNIPYTANKPRWPVNIFNEPEEKDAPHKVIVKV